The genomic region cacactaacactcacagtaacactcacagtaacactaacacacacacacacacacactaacacattttttttttaaatttaatccccccagcctccttaccttttggagtgctgaggggattccctggggtccagtggtgctgctgggctccaggggggccggtcacccggcgggcaggcaggctggccggtgcgcgagggagcactctcccctgagtgcttcctcttcagctccctcgcgcgctgcgtactgataccggcgccggaagatgacgtcatcttccggctccagtatcagtgcggtgcgcgagggagctgaagaggaagcactcaggggagagtgctccctcgcgcaccggccagcctgcctgcccgccgggggGCCCAGCCTCGGGgtggcccccaggagaagaggctggccccccaggagaagaggctggcccagtgccacTGCCCCAACCCGGTCTGccagcccggccacgctacattctgtgaccggcaggaggggagcgcatcccctcctgccggtcaccctgtaattgcggcccgggctggtgcacactaggcggccgcgcaccggccacctagtgtgccggcccaccgggaaatttcccggtgtcccggtgggccagtccggccctgaacccatgcgaccgcggtatgtacgccgctgcaccattgtgacatgctaaaataactaaactggctgtcgttggaatccagatgcacccttcatctttccagccttgtgtttaagagcttttcttggaagctcccatcctacctgagcagaatgttctcctcggctgttcccacctcctataacctccgatctagTACCAgttctttatttagtctacctcaatacaaaaagaaagctgcccaatcctccttttcctacagagcaccgcaattatggaacgacctcccacacactttcaaatcttccccaagcctaaagtcctttaagagatccctctctacatacctcaaaacagaatgcatgtgtcatggttgattatatatttcctacctgttctaggctaaattttttatatattgtgtattaatatagtttttgtattttattgtaacctattgtattaatgcaatgttttgtgaacccaggacatacttgaaaacgagagaaatctcaatgtatccttctaaaatattttataaataaataaataaattcacacaTGCAATGGACAGGCAAATTATCCTGTTGGCTACTAGGCTCTTCACTCTGTCCACTACACTAGTTTCTTCAACTGGATGGCCGTCTGAAGGACCTACCAATATATAGGGATCAGCAATTGCTTGACTTTCAAGGATCCCTGAGGTTTTAGAGGATATGCAATAGTGTATACATGCATCCTATGTATACAGGGCATGTAGgtacttttgttttttaattgagtGCTCAGTCTACGTTTTGAAGTATACCCACTCTCTCTCGTTATGTATATGTGCTTTAAGTTAATTAACGtgtgtaaaaaatataatttgtgatgaatttaatttaattagCTCTCATTCAAATACATATGAAACATTATTGAAAAATAACTGCattgatttaatttataatattgcTCAAAAATATACAATGCACTTGTTTTTacatacataaacaatataaaacccaacaaaataaaaacaccaaGAGATGCATTAGCACATGGAAAAATACATTGCCATATGCAGGTTAAAAATACTAGTGTCACAGgtacattcatttttaatttgtagGGTACTTACATTGAACTACAGCATATAGAAAATGACGAGTCAGCAGTCCAATGACATTTCttcataacatttaaaaaatataataacataatTCTCCAAAATATTGAGGAATCGGGTGAAGGTACCAATACCCTTTGTTTGACGTGAATTTGCTTTCGTTGTAACAAGTAAAATTTTCAGGCTATGTAATTTAAAAAGGTACAAGCAGTAGCAATcgataaaaagtaatttttaaaacactgatgttccccatagagaagtGCTTTTTTTCCCCCGTAAGAGTGAACTTGTTTATAGAATGATtttaagcaagaaaaaaaaaaagcaaatttagTGTCTAGGAACTCTGCTATTTTGCGGCCTATTTACCAAGTCTAGAGGTCCAATCACTAAACTATCAGGGTCATTCCCTAATTCAAGAATTGTGTAGAATTCCGACAAGGCAAAATAACCACGCTGGAAAACAAATGGGTTAGAGAATTGGTCTGAATATACTGAATATACTATTGTAACAATGAcattaaatgttaagttttaaaGGGTATCtgtgatttagttatttatatatatataaaatgtctctCTGTGTCCTTGCACTCACACTTTAAATTTCAAAATGCCGGGTGCACTTTAGCCAATGCCATAAATTAACGTATGAATATTGAAAaatggcttgcactcacggtcttttttcttttaaaaggttcctttatttcattcctttaaccccttaaggacacatgacatgtgtgacatgtcatgattcccttttattccagaagtttggtccttaaggggttaaaatgtgatcgacgtttcagccaacaTCAGTACTGTACTGATCTTGATGAAAGCCACAGAtgttggctgaaacgtcgatcgcattttaaaggaatgaaaaaaaggctgtgagtgcaagcctttttcaatatatatatattacttagtaattatatttttttgtttccactTTTTTggcttaaggggacactatagtcaccagaaaaactacagctttttgaatttgttctggtgagtagaatcatcaccttcaggctttttgctgtaaacactgtattttaagagaaaatgcagtgtttacattacagcctagtgataacttcactggccactcctcagatagctgttagagatccttcctgggtcatggctgcctaaaatgcatccaaacattcattgtctcctccctctgcatgcagacaatgaactttcctcatagagattcattgattcagttcatctctatgaggagatgctgattggccagggctgtgtttgaattgtgctgtctctgcccctgatctgcctctttgtcagtctcagccaatcctatggggaagcattgtgattgcatcaggccaccacttctgatgatgtcagatgtctgaggaagttcacaggcagaggcttcagcttcagacttgaatacaggtaagattttactatctttagggaggccaATGGGGATAGataatggttttaacactatagggtcaggaatacatgtttgtataagtactcttttttttttatgatgaagAAAAGTATCAGTgagttctcattatccctacgCTGAACACTCCAGTATTTTCTAGTGCTTTGGTTTTAGTTAAAATcaggggttatcccccatttGGAATGTTTAAGGGTATCTAGcaaatgtttctgttttttttttttgtttcatacgTGTATGTATTCATACTACATTTAGGGTATTATCTTTAGTTATCTACTTAACTCCAAATGGTATAATTTAAGCAAAAACTGATTTtgaaaattctccaactctgtTTTAGTCACAGTGTGGTGGTTTTAGCCATAATCTTAAAattgtcaatttaaaaaataaaaaaataattgttttggtACATTACCCTGACTTTCTGCCACTCTTTGTTACCCTGGTTCCTTACTTGGGGATATTGTCTAAACATGGACCATCATGTATTTTGAGGATGTGGTTGGGAACCACGGATTTAAAGCATTCTTAGAAAAGGTGCCCAAACATAAAGTACACTAAAAGATATGCGCTAAGCATTTCTAATGCAACTTTATACCTTTGCTCTATCTTGAGCATGTAAAATTAGAAAATTAAAGTTAAGCAAATATAAGAGAACTccaaaattggagaaatgcacaaTGCAAAATTAGAAATAGGGTTAGCCTTTCATTCACAGCAGGATAGAGAAACATATATATTATGGCAGACATGCCATAACATATAATATTGAATAAgcaatatatttaaattgtgtcTGTCTAATaatgattaaataattttattgaaaatgaaatgTTATGAGTTTATGGTTGCAGCACAACATTTTGTTCAAAATGGCCACAGAAAATCTCAAATTGATAGAATATTCTAGTCTAGCTATTTTGTcctacattttacaatttaaatATCAGTTCAATACCCAGTAACACTTTTAGGCATCGCAATACTGTCTCCTTTACAAAAGTTAGCACTAATGCTCCAGTTTGCCCCCGTTTAACGCACAGCCCCTTTCATGTCCCATTTATTGGTTCCCATACAAGTAGGCAGTTATTTGAGGTAAGAAagttaatgcatttttttatccAGACAAATGGATTTTAAATTCTGTTTGATTCATCAGTCACTTCCACtccttattttaaaaaataaatataaatagtgtACATGTTTATGTCTTCACATTTTAAAAACGCACACCCTGGTTTCCTTGAATAAATTAAAATGATATGGTTTTCAGAATGTCCTTTTTTATACATGTTTATTGGGTAGAAATGCTCTAACATCTCCTCTAATGTTCCATTAGTGTTCACACAGGGGTAAATTTCTCATAAGACAAGCAGGGTCATTGCCTAGAACCCTGATTATTAAACATGATATTGAAGCATTTTTTGCAAACTGAATTTACCATGATTCTGAGCCAGACACTAGGCTAGAATTTAAGTAAAATGTagcctttaaagggttactccaaccaccatgaccacgtctGCTTTTTGTGCAGTGTTTTTTTCTTGAAACAGTGCACATACTGGGTTATTGGCACTTGTGTGACAGTTGCTGTTTGCAACCCTAGCACACAACGTGGCAGCCCACATCTCTGTTCCGGGCTGCctaattatgtgtttatttaacttCTTTTTTTAGCTCTGGCCACCCTCCCTTCCTCTCTACTTGCAGTCCCTCCCCGCCTCCCTCTGTTGGATAgatcagttaaaaaaaataaaattttaatagcaGTCCAGCCATGCCTGTCTCCTCCCACCCCTCACCGGCTCTGAGCATGCGCATGCACTCCGAGCCAGTAAGAATGGTCCAATGAAATGCTTCTTCATGAGAAGCATTTCATTAGACTGTGTGAGGGACCCTGTGTGCTGGAGAGAAGTGCCGAGAGCATCACCCGGGACTGGATTGCAGGTAAGTTTTACCATGTAATCATGCATTTTATGGAGGGACCTAGTTAGCAATAGGTTGGAGTAAACTTTTAAAGATTTTTGAGTGAGTAAACAAATTACAAGCTTGGTAGTTTAGTAAGCTGCATGCACACCCACCATCGTAATATGTTGTCATGCACCAGGAATTGTATGCATTTCTGCTCTAAGTATTGTAGGATTCCCAATAGTCCCTATTATGGTGGGACAGTACCGATTTCGAGATCCTGTCCTTCCATCCCAATTTTGTCCGTGGGCAGCACAGTGCTGGTGCATCATTGGACGCCCTTGCATTGTGAAAAGGGACTAGGACCGTGCAGAGTGTGCTTCAGCAGCACTGTGTGCATGGTCCTGTATGTTGGGGGCTGGCCAAGTGGGCTGTCAATTAGCCTAGCGTGCTTCATACCAGGTTGATATGCTTGATCAATGTGCAGGCCTGCCTTTTTTTCCACCCAGCTGTCCTGAtctcatacctcccaatgttgagAGGTATGGCTATTGTGGATTTGCACAGCTCATGATCCTAACTGTATGGTAAAAGTGTGGTGCTCTTGACTTGTCATTTGAACCCAATTTTAGTTCCCTAAAAGCAAAACCACAGATTTTAGTTCTCCTGTTTACATGCAACTCAGAGACGGTAAATATTCCCcgaaatatatttctattttctcATTTAATGATTTCTGGATTCCAGTCCTGATTTAGCTTTAAGCCCATACTGTCAAATGAGAAATCAAGCCCTGtgtatataacatttttaaaattgtgAGCTTCCAATGTTGTCACATTACAAACAACTCACGTTCTCATTTAGTGTTCCCACCCCGGTCTTTGTCACTTTGTCTAATGGGTGCAATCCAATAGTAACCAAAGAATAGtcgtttgttttctttttttgttctttctttaaATTCTTCATTTGGGCAAGCTGAAGTTGGCTCGAGTTGTAAGCCAATGCAGGAATAGTATTTACTAAGATTAATTGTAAAGGCTTCTTTTCTTCCCTGTATCGACACTGAATGTAACGGGAGAATGCAGACCGATAAGTCTGATTAAAGAGTGTGTAGACCAGTGGGTTTACTGCCGAAGACAGGTAACCAATCCAAACAAATACCTTCAGTAGTTCTGTAATGATATGCTCATTGCAAGACTCTTTGCAAAACACGGCCATCACATTTGTGATGAAAAACGGGCACCACATcaccacaaaaagaaaaaatacaataccCAGGACCTTTGATGCTTTCTGCTCATTTGTAATGGACTGCATTGTCCTTCTTCCATATGGAGCCAGTTCCTTTTGCAAAGAGCGCTGAAATAGTTTCTCTGAAGAAATTGAGCTTTGAGGAAGGAAACTGAATAAAGCCAGTTTGCTTTTTGCCCCCAGGTTGTTAAAACACAAAGTAGCTTCTTTCTGCAGAGATCTTATAGTTAAAAAATATGTGACCAGCATTATGAGCAAAggtataaaaaatgcaataaaggaaCCAACAATGATAAAATTCTCATCTGCCAAAGAACAGTTTTCTTGGTTAAAGACTTTGCTGTCATCTTGTAGTCCAAACACAGGCACGGGCATGGAGATACCTGTGGGTGAAATTAGAAATAGTTAAATGCTGTCAATATAAAAATTTATATTGAATCTAATTGAACATTCGCTAAGAATACACTTTTAACAGCACAGAATACACTGCAGAAGTTATTTATTGGCAATTGTTTTCTGAATATCCCATCAATTATATCATTGATAATTGTATTGCATTTAATGGATAATTGTATTCTAAACTCTAGctgtaaaggaacactcaaagcttgctgtagtggttatggtgctaggtgtGCCGTGATGCCcccctattgtaagtagtcaaactgttttaggatTTAGCTCAGGAAAGCTAACAGAAGTTACTACTTAAGTGCTTCCACCTCTTAATCATCAGTGCTGGAGACAAGAGCAGTGCTCGGCAGACTAATTCAAACCATTGTAaaacagcaagctgtagtggttatggcagtGAAATATGTATTGCGAGGCTAaccaggcatttgccttgggcggcactttgcaggggatGGCAAAAAAAGTCACCCTGGctagctggccacctttgggccctCACGAGGTGGGCCACGGGCGGTAGCTTGCATTGATGTCTGGCGGCGAGGGAGTGCTGTACTCTGAGCTCttgctgctcagctccctcgtgcgacccttagtgatgccgggagccggaatatgacatcagtccggctcccagcatcactaagcggcgcgcgagggaactgagcaggaagatcagagctccctcgctgccaacTCTGCCTGTCCACCccctgggtggatttaaataaaaaaatgcgtttctcggacggttagggcaattaaggcgtaggtgacctcctactccacaatacatacaccgaccctcccttttcctatttgtctttcattctctgaaaggtgagtgttaccaatctgcataggttctgggagagctagaatagtagattcagaattctgaaatgcgggagttagacTTAAGGAAGATCTATAACCaaaatcacgagtgttctgcctctgtctcatgcgttcatctatacgagaaataaatgaaattaattcctctaaattttcaggaagatccctagtggcaacctcgtctaggatcgcatctgacaatccgttcagaaatacgtccatataggcttgttcattccacttgacctctgccgccaaggatctgaactctagcgcataatccacgAGGGTTagcctatgctgtctaagacgtaatagtgatctagcagcactggcctttctccctggaggatcaaaagtcctcctaaacgtagtaaggaacgcattatagttatagactactggattatcattttcccacagagggttagcccatctaagagctttgtcaatgagtagcgatattatgaatccaaccttcgccctgtcagtaggataggcgcgaggttgtaattcaaaatgaattcctatctggtttaggaaaccacgacaagtatctggagcaccgccataccgtaaaggggaagtaacacgggaagaaattccccctgtggctacctctaggcctgtgttagcaagagagatagatggagtacgaatttcctctgcttgattactcggatgggatagtaatgcttgcagcgccagagccatttggtccattctatggtccatggcttcaaaccttgagtcaggtgaaccaaactgagcgttagtacctgcaggatccatggccctgtcgtaatgtcaggatcgggacaggaatccaacacgcagagtacgaacaggagagatgtacgtataccggaccttagaatggcccgactaacgtaaggagaaagcagagaatagtcagagacaagccggggtcgagggaacgagaggacaggtaagcgagagacaagccgaggtcaaaggacacgagaggtaaacaggaacgatagtacaagccgagtcaaaaccagatagaacgataaacataagagcactgagggaccagacaagctagaaccacgacagggcaatgaaccattacccacatccctcttttataccctggttctctaaatcatggctccgcccttgccgagccctgattcgttgttccgaaccagattgacaggtcgggatgtgattgccgtcatgacgtcggctcctgagcgtcgtgtcataaaagtaagtggggttctcgcggccggcgtgggaatgactatgagagctgtgaggattagatgaatcagctccgctgagagaacggacgtcgggaagtctaacctcctccgaggtagagacttcaggtaccctgacaatttttcagtgagtgtatgtcagtgcatgcatcagtgagaaagtgtctgtcagtcaaagtgcgtgtGGCCTTgaaaggaaggggtggggcaaattttaaTTTCGGGAGGGGGCATGCCTAAGTTTTGTCctacctagggcagcacaaatccaaaatacaccactgggttatggtgcttggagtgttccttcaatgaaatggtctgggtgtcaggaccCTCTAGGGTTAAGATATTGGactctttatttgttttatttattttaatattatatgtatttctaTTTGCCTGCGGCCAGAGTTTGAATTTTTCCGGTTTCCAGTTCCACCACGCTGCGGTTCTGTTCCACTTGAAGTGGAGATATGCCTGTTTACATCAAACtgtttgtaagtgcaatcaaataaatatattttttatttttctaacatacttcaccatgtatggttcTTTTTATCCATTCCTTTGAAGACATCCATACTACCTGAATCTACTATCAAGTCTACATTATtatatataccccaggggggtgagaggcctgatttcgacttttgtttgtgagtttgctaTTATCAACTCATTTCCcactattattatattttgttacgctatgatatatattttttattattctatattcACTATTATTCTTATATTGAATATTTCAGCTCTGGTTTctattctccaggttgtatttcAATTTTGTACGCTTATTGGATGTGGTTCCCactttcctgttttaccctctagggttaaccctgcctgatgtaaacatagcagtttctgagaaactgctatgtttacatctggggttaagccagcctctagtggctgtcttccggacagccactagaggcacatcggcaatgattgaggcatattatgcctcaatcacgcagagcgtccataggaaagcatttaaaaatgcGCGCGTGGCagtgcagcgcatgcgcattcggcaccggtgacgtcagacaaggatgctgacatcggcgggggaggagaggtaagggagcccggt from Pelobates fuscus isolate aPelFus1 chromosome 1, aPelFus1.pri, whole genome shotgun sequence harbors:
- the HTR2A gene encoding 5-hydroxytryptamine receptor 2A; this encodes MLEKSYPFLIFQIIYLQNSGLNMDTFSKEKFVNISKSSLIQLNHDRRFYKSDIGTGGPNTSEIFNWTMATGNVTPVTSGGSTFSLEKNWPALLTVTVIVVTIAGNILVILAVSLEKKLQNATNYFLMSLAIADMLLGFFVMPISMLNILYDYEWPLHRKLCPIWIFLDVLFSTASIMHLCAISLDRFIAIRNPIHHSRFNSRTKAFAKIFAVWTISVGISMPVPVFGLQDDSKVFNQENCSLADENFIIVGSFIAFFIPLLIMLVTYFLTIRSLQKEATLCFNNLGAKSKLALFSFLPQSSISSEKLFQRSLQKELAPYGRRTMQSITNEQKASKVLGIVFFLFVVMWCPFFITNVMAVFCKESCNEHIITELLKVFVWIGYLSSAVNPLVYTLFNQTYRSAFSRYIQCRYREEKKPLQLILVNTIPALAYNSSQLQLAQMKNLKKEQKKKTNDYSLVTIGLHPLDKVTKTGVGTLNENVSCL